A genomic stretch from Clavelina lepadiformis chromosome 5, kaClaLepa1.1, whole genome shotgun sequence includes:
- the LOC143459752 gene encoding coiled-coil domain-containing protein 149-like, with translation MSARRERSDPEWQAIIAEHQVLKRKLQSKSEALLIISKDLEKAQSERDQFKLMAEKLQERCQAFKREQADIPLTSDKGSLIQMLKDLRNQKLAHQKHSEVLQQKLNEAYGDVKLLREKFARQTVGDEGVGARHFPLHEREKLVCQLEESQQEREHWHKEYQSQADIASESQEELEVCRLKIERLNQELSYLLTGDKKRIIDVDALCMENKYLQERITQCQAEKNSLHTQLRKYKNMLNSRKPTKGELNKPGLLRSSGIVMSPRQLKELLSNGSQETSADQVADLQSIVSALLETINDKNLALHHLRSTNKILGNRVSDLESKLKTLEVAGLWHMQGKYSRETSCSEDEGRSNVEASNVIPFLPAFKHEIHCQDEGHETNDVDKNKISAANCIDTDDPSNDDEFLSSLGSRLSKITSTTNVQNDYKLVSVSSSEDSANELSSGNLQSFIAAMSPIDVDLTAITKRESADHEIDDESNRDIESTANNATNGYSLAQDISLQHDMSIGKDVSNTSYDDTHNRQPNLDGGVSCSPSLDKIEKTIDSEGTDQEEIFTTRNDSDVILSSASCEDRTNNSCEKENRTSACQA, from the exons ATGTCTGCTCGACGAGAGAGGAGTGATCCAGAATGGCAAGCAATAATAGCAGAG CATCAGGTGCTGAAGCGCAAATTGCAAAGTAAAAGTGAAGCACTGTTGATCATCTCAAAGGATTTGGAGAAGGCACAAAGTGAACGTGATCAATTTAAACTCATGGCAGAGAAACTTCAAGAGCGATGCCAG GCCTTTAAAAGGGAGCAGGCAGACATTCCTCTAACAAGTGATAAAGGAAGTCTGATACAAATGCTAAAGGACCTCAGGAATCAAAAACTTGCCCATCAGAAGCACAGTGAAGTTCTACAACAAAAGCTGAATGAAGCCTACGGTGATGTTAAA TTGCTTCGGGAAAAATTTGCTCGTCAGACTGTTGGAGACGAAGGTGTTGGAGCAAGACATTTTCCACTTCATGAAAGAGAGAAGTTGGTTTGCCAACTTGAAGAGTCACAACAAGAG AGAGAGCATTGGCATAAGGAGTATCAATCACAAGCGGACATAGCAAGCGAATCCCAAGAGGAGTTGGAAGTTTGTCGTTTGAAAATTGAACGGCTAAACCAGGAACTTTCATATTTGTTGACTGGAGATAAAAAACGTATTATTGATGTTGACGCACTTTGTATGGAGAACAA GTATTTGCAAGAGAGAATAACACAATGCCAAGCAGAGAAAAACAGCCTTCATACTCAACTGCGAAAGTACAAG AATATGTTGAATTCAAGGAAACCGACAAAGGGAGAACTGAACAAGCCTGGTCTGCTTCGATCTTCTGGCATAGTGATGTCACCGAGACAACTGAAAGAATTGCTCTCAAACG GATCGCAGGAAACTTCTGCTGATCAGGTTGCAGATCTACAGTCAATTGTTTCTGCCTTGTTGGAGACCATCAACGACAAAAATCTTGCCTTACACCACCTACGTAGCACAAATAA GATTTTGGGCAATAGGGTTTCAGATCTTGAAAGCAAGTTAAAAACTCTTGAAGTGGCTGGTCTCTGGCATATGCAAG GAAAATACAGCAGAGAAACATCGTGCTCAGAAGACGAGGGAAGATCAAATGTGGAGGCGAGCAACGTCATTCCTTTTCTACCTGCATTTAAGCACGAAATCCATTGTCAGGATGAAGGCCATGAAACAAATGATGTTGATAAAAACAAGATTAGTGCAGCAAATTGCATCGACACGGATGATCCGAGCAATGATGATGAGTTTCTATCAAGCCTTGGATCGCGACTCAGCAAAATTACGTCCACGACAAACGTGCAAAATGACTACAAGCTTGTATCTGTTAGCTCTAGTGAGGATAGTGCCAATGAACTTAGCTCTGGAAACCTTCAGTCTTTTATTGCAGCAATGTCACCAATAGACGTTGATCTTACAGCAATCACTAAAAGAGAAAGCGCTGATCATGAAATTGACGATGAAAGTAATCGTGACATTGAGAGTACAGCCAACAATGCTACAAACGGATATTCTCTGGCGCAAGATATTAGCTTACAACACGATATGTCGATTGGCAAAGATGTGTCAAACACTTCTTACGATGACACTCACAACAGACAACCGAACCTTGATGGCGGTGTCTCTTGCTCTCCATCATTAGATAAAATTGAGAAAACAATTGACAGCGAAGGAACAGATCAAGAGGAGATTTTCACGACGAGAAATGACTCAGATGTAATTTTATCGAGTGCAAGTTGTGAAGATCGCACCAATAACTCGTGTGAGAAAGAAAATCGGACGAGTGCTTGCCAAGCATAg